A region of Ictidomys tridecemlineatus isolate mIctTri1 chromosome 4, mIctTri1.hap1, whole genome shotgun sequence DNA encodes the following proteins:
- the LOC101974682 gene encoding olfactory receptor 9Q2, whose amino-acid sequence MAEVNHTLVTEFFLVAFTEHPEWGLPLSLVFLSFYLTTLLGNAGLILLIRKDRRLHTPMYFFLSHLAFVDICYSSVIVPQMLAVLWEHGLAISQARCAAQFFLFTFFASIDCYLLAIMAYDRYVAVCQPLLYVTIMTEKARVGLVAGAYVAGFASGFIRTVTAFTLSFCGNNEIDFIFCDLPPLLKLTCGDSYTQEVVIVAFAIFVMPACILVILVSYLFIIVAVLRMRSAGGRAKTFSTCTSHLTAVALFFGTLIFMYLRDNSGQSSEGDRVVSVLYTVVTPMLNPLIYSLRNKEVKEAVTKFLSRSKVSRRP is encoded by the coding sequence ATGGCTGAGGTGAATCACACCTTGGTGACTGAGTTCTTCCTCGTGGCCTTCACTGAGCACCCCGAGTGGGGGCTTCCCCTCTCCCTGGTGTTTTTGAGCTTCTATCTCACCACTCTGCTGGGGAACGCTGGGCTGATCCTCCTGATCCGCAAAGACCGCCGACtccacactcccatgtacttcttcctcagtcACCTGGCCTTCGTGGACATCTGCTACTCCTCTGTCATCGTCCCTCAGATGCTGGCCGTGCTGTGGGAACACGGCCTGGCCATCTCCCAAGCTCGCTGTGCCGCTCAGTTCTTCCTCTTCACCTTCTTTGCTTCCATTGACTGCTACCTCCTGGCCATCATGGCCTACGACCGCTACGTGGCCGTGTGCCAGCCGCTGCTCTACGTCACCATCATGACCGAGAAGGCCCGCGTGGGCTTGGTCGCCGGGGCTTATGTGGCCGGTTTTGCCAGTGGCTTCATTCGCACGGTGACAGCCTTCACTCTCTCCTTCTGCGGGAACAATGAGATTGACTTCATTTTCTGTGACCTCCCTCCTCTGCTGAAACTCACTTGTGGGGACAGCTACACCCAGGAAGTGGTGATTGTCGCGTTCGCCATTTTCGTGATGCCTGCCTGCATCCTGGTCATCTTGGTGTCCTACCTGTTTATCATCGTGGCCGTCCTGAGGATGCGCTCGGCCGGAGGCCGGGCCAAGACCTTCTCCACCTGCACCTCCCACCTCACTGCTGTGGCTCTCTTCTTTGGAACCCTCATCTTCATGTATCTGCGGGATAATTCAGGCCAGTCCTCGGAGGGCGACAGGGTGGTGTCTGTGCTCTACACGGTGGTCACTCCAATGCTGAACCCCCTCATCTATAGCCTGAGGAATAAGGAGGTCAAGGAGGCAGTTACGAAATTCTTGAGCAGATCAAAGGTTTCCAGAAGGCCCTAG